The proteins below are encoded in one region of Penicillium psychrofluorescens genome assembly, chromosome: 4:
- a CDS encoding uncharacterized protein (ID:PFLUO_006208-T1.cds;~source:funannotate), whose protein sequence is MENEQLFEAEAEADTQRQAQQSCRCRRTCLSWARTLLPGTAEDEPDAEQSRETGSRWSWKGFREPSIFWLFPFILLFTLGFGGIAVPKINLILTLLCRDYLSERAAQDPSFTYLPVLSGDENPYCRVPEVQSLVARFQLYINLIAGILSALVSPRMGHLSDRYGRTKVITLCAFGSVLNESITVMVATWPDQMSVNWMLVGAVFDGLGGSFTTAMALLNSYASDCTSPDRRNVAFGFFQGALFFGIAVGPTLAAIVIKKTGGPLLVFYLALSFHALFLLGVFFVVPESLSKERQGVAREKHRRKSADDTSSSWSWRVLNPMNLITPLSILLPAVGRPSVLFPNRRGASPALRRNIILLAAIDTAAFGVAMGTVQVIIIYAEYMFHWGNVQSSLFVSIVNVVRVGTLLVVFPTLAYFFRTSSPDDGRVRGSDMMDVVVIRSSLVFDILGYVGYALSKHPSVMILSGIIASLGGMGSPMLQSSLTKHVPHERIGQMLGATGLLHALARVVAPTVFNLIYSLTVATFPQTVFVCLASVFGLALGLSFLIRPHVSLEDEPTSGLREANEEGEDEQDQLLVN, encoded by the exons ATGGAGAATGAGCAGCTTTTtgaggccgaggcggaggccgACACGCAGCGACAGGCGCAGCAGTCGTGTCGCTGCCGCCGGACGTGCCTcagctgggcgaggactTTGTTACCAGGCACCGCGGAGGACGAACCAGATGCTGAGCAATCTCGCGAGACCGGCAGCCGGTGGTCGTGGAAAGGGTTCAGAGAACCGAGT ATCTTTTGGCTATTCCCgttcatcctcctcttcacGCTCGGTTTCGGCGGAATCGCCGTACCCAAGATCAACTTGATCCTGACCCTGCTTTGTCGCGATTACTTGTCCGAGCGAGCGGCTCAAGACCCGAGTTTTACCTACCTCCCTGTCCTCTCCGGAGACGAAAATCCCTACTGTCGCGTCCCCGAGGTTCAGTCGCTGGTCGCCCGGTTCCAACTCTACATCAATCTTATCGCGGGAATTCTTTCTGCTCTCGTGAGCCCGCGAATGGGTCACTTGTCAGATCGCTATGGTCGCACTAAAGTCATTACGTTGTGCGCATTCGGCTCTGTCTTGAACGAATCAATCACCGTGATGGTGGCTACTTGGCCCGATCAGATGTCGGTCAACTGGATGCTCGTTGGTGCCGTATTTGACGGATTGGGAGGATCCTTTACCACTGCAATGGCCCTGCTGAATTCATACGCCTCTGACTGCACGTCGCCAGATCGGCGAAATGTAGCATTcggcttcttccagggcgccctcttcttcggtaTTGCGGTTGGGCCCACCCTCGCAGCAATAGTGATCAAAAAGACCGGAGGTCCGTTGTTGGTATTTTACCTTGCGTTGTCGTTCCATGCGCTGTTCTTGCTGGGCGTCTTCTTTGTCGTTCCCGAGTCTCTCTCAAAGGAGCGACAGGGAGTTGCGCGCGAGAAACACCGCAGGAAGTCTGCAGACGATACCAGCTCGTCGTGGTCATGGCGCGTTCTGAACCCGATGAACCTCATCACCCCTCTCTCCATCCTTCTGCCTGCCGTAGGACGACCGAGTGTTTTGTTCCCCAACCGCCGAGGCGCCAGCCCTGCGCTGCGCCGCAACATTATCCTGCTGGCGGCTATCGACACAGCCGCCTTTGGCGTTGCCATGGGCACAGTTCAAGTCATCATTATCTACGCGGAATACATGTTCCACTGGGGCAACGTGCAGTCCAGCCTGTTTGTGTCCATCGTCAATGTTGTCCGCGTCGGCACGCTCCTCGTGGTCTTCCCCACTTTAGCCTATTTCTTCCGCACCTCGTCGCCGGACGACGGCCGTGTTCGTGGATCTGACATGATGGACGTGGTGGTGATTCGCTCGTCGCTTGTCTTCGATATCTTGGGCTACGTCGGGTATGCGTTGTCGAAACATCCCTCTGTCATGATCCTATCGGGCATCATCGCGTCTTTGGGTGGCATGGGATCGCCTATGCTGCAGTCATCGCTCACCAAGCATGTTCCCCACGAGCGGATCGGTCAGATGCTGGGTGCCACTGGCCTTTTGCATGCCCTGGCCCGCGTCGTCGCACCGACTGTCTTCAATCTAATCTATAGTTTGACCGTCGCTACGTTTCCCCAGACGGTATTTGTCTGTCTTGCCTCCGTTTTTGGGCTTGCACTAGGCCTGAGTTTCTTAATTCGGCCGCACG TGTCCCTGGAGGACGAGCCTACCTCTGGCCTGCGTGAGGCAAatgaggagggagaagacgaACAAGATCAGCTTTTGGTGAATTAA